Proteins from a genomic interval of Prevotella sp. E13-27:
- a CDS encoding phosphotransferase, translating into MEKLLELYREWHGSEPAKTEQLPGAGSNRAYYRLTDEEGKSVIGCVGTSRDENHAFVYLANHFTKRKLPVPQVLAVSSDELRYLQTDLGSVSLFDAIRGGREAGGRYTVKEQELLKRTIRELPNMQFRGARELDFTNCYPQPEFDTEGVLFDLNYFKYCFLKATEVDFHELKLEADFRLLAKDLTAENSDSFLYRDFQARNVMIDDEGNPYFIDFQGGRRGPYYYDLASFLWQASAKYPDKLRSDLVDEYYNAALQFSEMPKRDVFDRRLRLFVFFRTLQVLGAYGFRGYFERKQHFIESIPPAIQNLRELLSLDQEKELLPYPYLTDVLRRLCELPKYQQIEVVSQTRADGYKITDNNPYKAHPKDGPATFSKYDGKGPLVVKVFSFSFLKGIPEDESGNGGGYVFDCRSTHNPGRYEPYKQLTGLDEPVIRFLEDDGEILTFLDSVYKLADAHVARYIQRGFTSLMFCFGCTGGQHRSVYSAQHLAEHIHEKFGVEVRICHREQNIKQVLPKV; encoded by the coding sequence ATGGAGAAACTTTTAGAATTATATAGAGAGTGGCATGGTAGTGAGCCGGCAAAAACAGAGCAGTTGCCTGGTGCTGGTAGTAACCGTGCTTACTACAGGCTGACGGACGAAGAAGGGAAAAGTGTTATAGGCTGTGTGGGTACGAGCCGTGACGAGAACCATGCCTTCGTCTATCTGGCAAATCATTTTACAAAACGCAAGCTGCCTGTTCCTCAGGTGCTGGCAGTAAGTAGCGACGAGCTGCGCTATCTTCAGACCGACCTTGGCTCAGTGTCGCTGTTTGATGCTATACGAGGAGGTAGAGAGGCAGGCGGACGATATACTGTGAAGGAGCAGGAACTGCTGAAGCGTACTATTAGGGAATTGCCAAACATGCAGTTCCGTGGAGCACGTGAGCTGGATTTCACAAACTGTTATCCTCAGCCAGAGTTTGATACAGAGGGTGTGCTCTTCGACTTGAACTATTTCAAGTATTGCTTCTTAAAGGCTACTGAGGTTGATTTCCATGAACTGAAGCTTGAGGCAGACTTCCGTCTGCTGGCAAAAGACCTTACGGCAGAGAATAGCGACAGCTTCCTGTATCGTGACTTTCAGGCTCGCAATGTGATGATTGACGATGAAGGCAATCCTTATTTCATTGATTTCCAGGGCGGTCGCCGCGGTCCTTACTATTACGATCTGGCATCGTTTCTATGGCAGGCATCGGCTAAATATCCAGATAAGTTGAGAAGTGATCTCGTTGACGAGTATTATAATGCAGCGCTACAGTTCTCCGAGATGCCTAAGCGCGATGTCTTCGATCGTCGTTTGCGTCTGTTTGTATTCTTCCGCACGCTGCAGGTACTTGGCGCTTATGGCTTCCGTGGCTATTTTGAGCGAAAACAGCATTTCATTGAGAGCATACCGCCTGCAATACAGAACCTGCGTGAGTTGCTAAGTCTGGATCAAGAGAAGGAACTCCTGCCTTATCCTTATCTTACTGATGTGCTTCGTAGACTATGTGAACTACCTAAGTATCAGCAGATTGAAGTGGTTTCGCAGACACGTGCTGACGGATATAAGATAACAGACAATAACCCATATAAGGCTCACCCTAAGGATGGTCCTGCAACGTTCTCTAAGTATGACGGCAAGGGCCCGCTTGTGGTTAAGGTGTTCAGCTTCTCATTCCTTAAAGGCATTCCTGAAGATGAGAGCGGAAATGGTGGTGGCTATGTGTTTGACTGCCGTTCTACACATAACCCTGGACGTTATGAGCCTTATAAGCAGTTGACAGGACTGGATGAGCCTGTTATCCGATTCCTTGAGGATGATGGTGAGATACTGACTTTCCTCGATTCGGTTTATAAGTTGGCTGACGCTCATGTGGCTCGTTACATTCAGCGTGGTTTCACTTCGCTTATGTTCTGCTTTGGCTGTACTGGTGGTCAGCACCGTTCGGTATATAGCGCTCAGCATCTGGCAGAGCATATTCACGAGAAGTTCGGAGTAGAGGTGCGCATTTGTCATCGCGAACAGAACATCAAACAAGTGCTGCCAAAAGTATGA
- a CDS encoding glycoside hydrolase family 57 protein encodes MKTICLYFEIHQIIHLKRYRFFDIGTDHYYYDDYENERSISDIAERSYMPALNTLLQMIKENGNYFKVAFSLSGTGIEQLEYHAPQVIEKLQELNETGCVEFLAEPYSHGLSSLANEQSFARDMKKQVAKIKEYFGQEPKVARNSSLIYSDDIGAQIAALGFKGMLTEGAKHVLGWKSPHYVYNCNIAPNLKLLLRDVELSDDISLRFNNSEWDGYPLFADAYIDRIARLPEEEQVINIFMELSALGIAQPLSSNILDFIHALPACAKEKGITFSTPTEICMKTKSVGAIDVPDTLSWVDEERDCSCWLGNAMQREAFNKLYSVADRLLIANDPRINQDWDYLQASNNFRFMTTKPSNVGLDRGIYSGPFDAFTNYMNILGDFINRVNALYPEEIDNEQLNSLLTTIRNQGDEIEMKDKEITRLKAKLEKLEATEKPAKKATEKPAKKATEKPAKKATAKKAPKAAAEEKKAE; translated from the coding sequence ATGAAAACCATTTGTTTATATTTTGAGATACATCAGATTATCCATCTGAAGCGCTACCGTTTCTTTGACATCGGTACCGACCATTACTATTACGATGACTACGAAAACGAGCGTAGCATCAGTGACATCGCTGAGCGCAGCTACATGCCAGCACTCAACACCCTTCTCCAGATGATTAAGGAGAATGGCAACTACTTCAAGGTTGCTTTCTCACTCTCTGGTACAGGCATCGAGCAGTTGGAGTATCACGCTCCTCAGGTTATCGAGAAGCTGCAGGAGCTTAACGAGACAGGTTGTGTGGAGTTCCTTGCTGAGCCCTACAGCCACGGTCTTTCTTCACTTGCCAACGAGCAGAGCTTCGCTCGCGACATGAAGAAGCAGGTTGCCAAGATTAAGGAATACTTCGGACAGGAGCCAAAGGTGGCTCGCAACTCATCACTCATCTATAGCGACGATATTGGTGCACAGATAGCAGCTCTTGGATTCAAGGGAATGCTCACTGAGGGTGCCAAGCACGTGCTCGGATGGAAGTCACCACACTATGTTTATAACTGTAACATTGCTCCAAACCTGAAGCTGTTGCTTCGCGACGTTGAGCTGTCTGACGATATCTCTCTGCGCTTCAACAACTCTGAGTGGGATGGCTATCCCCTCTTTGCCGACGCATATATCGACCGCATCGCTCGTCTGCCAGAAGAGGAGCAGGTCATCAACATCTTCATGGAGCTTTCTGCTCTCGGCATCGCACAACCACTGTCTTCAAACATTCTCGACTTCATCCATGCTCTTCCTGCATGTGCTAAGGAGAAAGGCATCACCTTCTCTACCCCAACAGAGATCTGCATGAAGACAAAGAGTGTTGGTGCTATCGACGTGCCCGACACATTGTCATGGGTTGACGAGGAGCGCGACTGCTCTTGCTGGCTGGGTAATGCCATGCAGCGTGAGGCTTTCAACAAGCTCTACTCTGTTGCCGATCGTCTGCTCATCGCCAACGATCCACGCATCAATCAGGACTGGGACTATCTGCAGGCATCAAACAACTTCCGCTTCATGACCACAAAGCCAAGCAATGTTGGTCTCGACCGTGGTATCTATAGTGGTCCGTTCGATGCTTTCACTAACTACATGAACATCCTTGGCGACTTCATCAACAGAGTCAACGCTCTCTATCCAGAAGAGATTGACAACGAGCAGCTCAACTCTCTCCTCACCACCATCCGTAACCAGGGTGATGAAATTGAGATGAAGGACAAGGAGATCACACGTCTGAAGGCAAAGCTTGAGAAGCTCGAGGCTACTGAGAAGCCAGCAAAGAAGGCTACTGAGAAGCCAGCAAAGAAGGCTACTGAGAAGCCAGCAAAGAAAGCAACTGCAAAGAAAGCTCCAAAGGCTGCTGCTGAAGAAAAGAAAGCTGAGTAA
- a CDS encoding glycosyltransferase family 4 protein, producing MKVLMFGWEYPPHVFGGLATANYGISEGLKAQGDMEIALCLPHPFGDESQHAARIIAMNAVPIAWRDVDYDYVKQRVGNIMDPDYYFKLRDNIYADFNYMNVNDLGCMEFAGGYPGNLHEEINNYSIIAGQVARTEEFDIIHAHDWLTFPAGIHAKQVSGKPLCIHVHATDFDRSRGKVNPTVYSIEKNGMDNADCIMCVSELTRQTVINQYHQDPRKCFTVHNAVYPLPQEYQDIPRPDHTGKEKVVTFLGRITMQKGPEYFVEAANMVLHRTRNVRFCMAGSGDMMDAMIYLAAERGIADRFHFPGFMRGKQVYECLKASDVYVMPSVSEPFGISPLEAMQCGTPSIISKQSGCAEILTNCIKVDYWDIHALADAIYSICANESLFNYLKEEGKNEVDQITWEKVGRWIRTLYRRTLGWEQ from the coding sequence ATGAAAGTATTAATGTTTGGATGGGAGTATCCTCCTCACGTATTTGGTGGACTCGCCACAGCTAACTATGGTATCTCTGAGGGTCTTAAGGCTCAGGGAGATATGGAAATAGCACTCTGTCTGCCTCATCCTTTCGGCGACGAGAGCCAGCATGCAGCACGCATCATTGCCATGAATGCAGTGCCCATAGCATGGCGCGATGTTGACTACGACTATGTCAAGCAGCGTGTGGGAAACATTATGGACCCAGACTACTACTTCAAGTTGCGTGACAACATCTATGCCGACTTCAACTATATGAATGTCAATGACCTCGGATGTATGGAGTTTGCAGGAGGCTATCCAGGCAATCTGCACGAGGAGATTAACAACTACTCTATTATAGCAGGTCAGGTGGCACGTACAGAAGAGTTCGATATCATTCATGCACATGACTGGCTGACCTTCCCTGCAGGCATACACGCAAAGCAGGTTTCAGGCAAGCCACTCTGCATACACGTTCATGCTACTGACTTCGATCGCTCACGCGGCAAGGTGAACCCAACGGTTTACTCTATTGAGAAGAATGGTATGGACAATGCCGACTGTATCATGTGTGTATCTGAGCTGACACGTCAGACTGTCATCAACCAGTATCATCAGGACCCACGCAAGTGTTTCACAGTCCACAATGCCGTTTATCCTCTGCCACAGGAATATCAGGACATTCCTCGTCCTGACCACACTGGCAAGGAGAAGGTCGTTACGTTCCTCGGACGTATCACCATGCAGAAGGGACCTGAGTATTTCGTTGAAGCTGCCAACATGGTGCTCCATCGCACACGCAACGTTCGTTTCTGTATGGCAGGCTCAGGCGACATGATGGATGCCATGATCTATCTGGCAGCAGAGCGCGGCATAGCCGATCGCTTCCACTTCCCAGGATTCATGCGAGGCAAGCAGGTATATGAGTGCTTGAAGGCAAGTGACGTATATGTAATGCCGTCAGTATCAGAGCCTTTCGGCATCTCGCCACTTGAAGCAATGCAGTGCGGCACACCATCCATCATCTCCAAGCAGTCTGGCTGCGCCGAGATTCTGACCAACTGTATAAAGGTTGACTACTGGGACATCCACGCTCTGGCTGATGCCATCTACAGCATCTGCGCCAACGAGTCGCTCTTCAACTACCTCAAGGAGGAAGGAAAGAACGAGGTTGACCAGATCACCTGGGAGAAGGTCGGTCGCTGGATACGCACGCTCTACAGAAGAACTCTTGGGTGGGAGCAATAA